The DNA segment ACCCCGGGGAGGGGAACGGCGTGTTGGGAGGTTTCCGAGCCGCGACCCGCCGGGGATCCTCCCGGTGACACCTTCCCCCGGCCCGGCACAGAGCCCCCGGGACCCTGCGGGCGGCGCGCGGAGACGGGAGGTAAGGCACGGGCACACGCACCAGGAAGGCTTTATTGCACTGTCAGGAGGGCACGGCACCGCGGTGGTTTCCCCGGGGATGAGCACGGTGCAgcgggcgctgcggggccgGAGCCTCCCGGGGGCGTTGGGCGCTGCCGGGCCCCTCccggctcctcctgccccacagcGTTCAGGCTCTACTGAGCGGACTTGGGGCGCTCCGCGGGACCCGCTGGTCCCCGCGCTGCCCGCGGAGATCCGCCACCGCCCAGCGCGCACTCGCTAAAGAAGTGACCGCGGCCGCGGAGCCAAAACACCGCTGCGTCCGCAGCTCCCGGGCAGCGGGACGGTCTTAGCGGggcagggacagcggggacaaCGGGCTCCGGGCTAGGGCAGCGGTTCCATTCATTCATTCATCCGTCCCGTCCCGTCTTGTACCgtcccgctccgctccgctccgcgcgGCTCCGTGCCCGCTCCGCGCCCGTccgcgccgccggccccgccccggccccgcccccgcccagCGGCGCTCTCCCAttggcggcggcgcggcgcgccGGTCCCGCCCCCGCGCGCCCATTGGCTGCGGCGgggcgccgcccgcccccgcgccgcccgcccccgcgccgcccgccggcGCTCCGGACTGCGGGCAGTGGCGTGCGGCCGCCGCAGCGAGCGCCGGCGGGAGCGGGCTCGGCTGGCTCGGCTCTGCGCGGCTCGGCTCCTCGCTCCTCGCTTCGCTGCCGCTCGGCTCAGCGCCCCGCTTCTGCTCCCGCACCCGCTCGCCATGCCCGGCCCTTCCGCGGCGCCGCCGGCACGGAGCGCCTGAGCGGACGGCGTTGGCGTGTGCGCGGGGGAGCGCGGCTCCGGTGCCCGCAGCCGCCCGGCCGCCGGCGGGGCAGCCCGGCGGGCGCTGCCCGCATGAGCGCGGCGGGCCGCTGAGGCGCGCGGCCGTCGGGGCGCGGCGCGGCCATGGGGGCTCTCCCGGCGCTGCTGGGGGCCGCCTTGCTGTGGGCCGGCGCCGGGGCCCTCGTCAACCTCAAGTACTCGGTGGAGGAGGAGCAGCGGGCCGGCACGGTGATCGCCAACGTCGCCAAGGACGCCCGGGACGCCGGTTTCGTGCTGGACCCCCGGCAGCCCGCCGCCTTCCGGGTGGTCTCCAACTCGGCCCCTCACCTGGTGGACATCAGCCCCGGGTCCGGGCTGCTGGTGACCAAGCAGAAGATCGACAGGGACCTGCTGTGCCGGCAGAGCCCCAAGTGTGTCATCTCGCTGGAGGTGATGTCCAGCTCCATGGAGATCTGCGTGATCAAGCTGGAGATCAAGGACCTGAACGACAATGCGCCCAGCTTCCCCACCGACCAGATCGAGCTGGAGATCTCAGAGACGGCCAGCCCTGGCACCCGGGTGCCACTGGAGAGTGCCTATGACCCGGACTCGGGCAGCTTTGGTGTGCAGAGCTATGAGATCACCCCTAACGACCTCTTTGGGCTGGAGACCAAGACGCGGGGTGATGGGTCTCGTTTTGCTGAGCTGGTGGTGGAGAAGAGCCTGGACCGTGAGACCCAGTCCCACTACAGCTACGTGATCACGGCGCTGGATGGTGGTGACCCGCCCAACTTTGGCACAGTGGAGCTCAGCATCCGCGTCATCGACTCCAATGACAACAACCCGCTCTTCGAGGAGCCAGCCTACACCGTCAGCGTGCCTGAAAATGCCCCACCGGGGACGCCCGTCATCCGCCTCAACGCCTCTGACCCCGACGAGGGCACCAATGGCCAGGTCCTCTACTCCTTCCACAGCTACGTCTCTGAGCGGGCCCGGGAGCTCTTCCAAATCGACCCCCAGAGCGGCCTCATCACGGTGAGCGGTGCCATCGACTATGAGGAGGGTCACGTCTACGAGCTGGACGTGCAGGCCAAGGACTTGGGGCCTaactccatccctgcccattgCAAAGTGACCATCAGCGTCCAGGACGCCAACGACAACCCGCCCCTCATCAACCTGCTCTCTGTCAACAGCGAGCTGGTGGAGGTGAGCGAGAACGCGCCGCCGGGGTACGTCATCGCCCTGGTGCGCGTCTCGGACCGCGACTCCGGGGCCAACGGGCGCGTGCAGTGCAAGCTCCTGGGCAACGTGCCTTTTCGCCTGCAGGAGTACGAGAGCTTCTCCACCATCCTGGTGGACGGGCGGCTGGACCGGGAGCAGAGGGACCAGTACAACCTCACCATCCAGGCTCGGGATAACGGCATCCCTTCCCTGCAGGCCACCAAGTCCTTCACCGTCAAGATCACCGATGAgaatgacaaccatccccactTCTCCAAGCCCTATTACCAAGTCATCGTGCAGGAGAACAACACCCCGGGGGCCTACCTCCTCTCGGTGTCTGCCAGGGACCCTGACCTGGGCCTCAATGGCAGCGTGTCCTACCAGATCGTGCCCTCCCAAGTCAGGGACATGCCTGTTTTCACCTATGTCTCCATCAACCCCAACTCTGGAGATATCTATGCTTTGAGGTCCTTCAATCATGAACAGACCAAGGCCTTTGAGTTCAAGGTCTTGGCAAAGGATGGGGGTAATCCCTCTCTGCAGAGCAATGCCACCGTCAGGGTGATCGTCCTGGACGTCAATGACAACACGCCCGTGATCACGGCCCCGCCGCTGGTCAATGGCACGGCCGAGGTGTACATCCCCAGGAACGCGGGCGTTGGCTACTTGGTGACAGTGGTCAAGGCAGATGACTATGATGAGGGTGAAAATGGCAGGCTCTCCTACGAAATGGTGGAAGGAGACAGAGGATTTTTTGAGATCGACCAGGTCAATGGAGAGATAAGGACCACCAGAGCCTTTGGGGAGAACGCCAAAACAGCCTATGAGCTCATCGTGGTGGCTCACGACCATGGGAAAACATCTCTCTCGGCTTCTGCCTTGATTTTGATATACCTGTCTCCAGCCCTGGATGCCCAGGAGTCCATAGGATCTGTTAACCTCTCCTTGATTTTCATTATTGCCCTGGGGTCTATTGCAGCCATTCTTTTTGTCACCATGATCTTTGTGGCAGTCAAGTGCAAAAGGGATAACAAGGAAATCAGGACCTACAACTGCAGGTAAAGATACCTTTGTTTGTGTGCACCTGCGGGTCTGCTTTGATTTTTGCCATCGCGGTTACTTTTACATTTGCTGCTGTGTGCTTGGGGGTGGTGAAGAGGGGTGGATTTGCCTTAGGAACAAAACCGAGGTTCCCGTCCGTGTGAGAAAATTCCTCGCAAAGCTTTAAGAAATTGTCCTCCGCGAGGAGAGCGGAGTAACGAATCGACTCAATTGCGCGGCTTGACAATCTGTTGCAGCGCCGCTGGTTGTCCGTGCTCCATCGCGGCCGGCGGGCAGaacggcgctgccggggcacgGCTGCTTCCCGCGGGCATCCCCGGCACGGCTGCCCGGGCTGCCGGCATCCCCGCGGCAGCCATCCCCATCCTTGGGCTGGCCGCTGAAAGGAGCTATTGTGTGCCCGCTGCGGCTCTGCCCGCGGGGCCAGCGGCGGCGgagagcccccagagccccccagagccccccagaaccccccaaagcccccggagccccccgagcgcggccccggccccgggcagcgccggccgCGCGGATTTTTGCGCGGTTTTTGCCCCGGCTGGGCGAGCGCTCCGCGGTCCGAAATGCCGGAGGGGAGGTGAGCCCCGCGCCTGGAGCCGCTGAAAGGCTGATGGGGGAAATCCAGCCCCCTGAATATGTAACAGCCCGGCGATTATTGTCTCTCTTTTACTATTCTCTGTGTTACACAAGTTAGGAGACAAATGCTAACCACACATGAATATCAATCAGATGCCATAAAAGAGCAGCTGCAATGCCTCATAAATGGTTTAATCCTGTTACTGGTGAAATAGCCATGACTTCTCCATTCCTTCGGCACCGAGTCGTTTCAGAGAGGAGGgatggaaattaattttgctcTACCTTGGAAACGCACGCTCGCCCCTGGCAATTCGGCGGCGCGGGGGGATGTGCGGTCTTTAAAGTTTTATTTACGCAGAAATAATGCCGGAGAGTCGGGGCATTGTACCCCGTTTTCACAGCGGAAAGTGCGTATATAAGCCTTTTTGCTCGATGGGGGAAAAATCATCTGCAAATAAAGGTCGGTCTGTGCTGTATTATGGGATGTCTAGCTTCAAGTGAAAGCTCACAGACCAGGTTTCTTGCCAGCTCGGCCCATTAAAAGGGGATGGGACCTGAATGGATAAGAATCATGTTGTGGTGGTGCCCCTAAGAGCTACCCACATACGTGTGAACCCTGGGTTCACTGTGACGGCTTAGGGATTAATGAAGTGCGGTTTAATTAAATAATTGGTCAATagagaaaggacagaaaaatgAATGCCTGCAGGAAATAATTGGGCTCTCGCATTGCCAAACTTAAACATTTAGGTAAACAAAACAATTAAAGCTTCATCAAGCATTGTTAGACGAGTCAGCAGCATATAGATTGTTGGCACAACAGAGATCCCTGCCTGCCTGTGATTTATTTGCACACTCGGGGGTGCTCGGGCTGCCATCGGTGTGTGTCTGAGCAGGAgtcagctgcagagctggggaagcaCCAGGCAGCCTCGGCAGCGACCGTGGGGCACCTCTCCCCACGCCTCGAGGTTTGCAGAGCCCTGCGTTAGAGATTCTtcaccagagctgctgctggagatgctTCAGATGACGTGTTAATTTATGAGCACATATGAGGGCTGTTCGACTTAGTGGCATTTTCACGCTCAGGCAATTAGCTTTCTGGAGCAAGAATATTTGTCCAAGATTTGCCTTTCCAGATAAACTGTATTATTTATTCATCCCGTTATTTCTGTTGCAgctattggattttttttttaatgctgttatCATAACAAGAAGAGGAGCAAAATCCTGACTTTCAGATGTGCATTTCTGACTGTGCATGGCATTTTATGTGCTTGCCTAGGAAATACTGAGTTGCCCAGTGCTGTGCATGTACAAATTAAtggcaggggttgttgtggtgCTCACTGTGGGAAGATGAGCTGCAGCCACTGTGAGCCGAGCAGACCCAGCTAATGCAAGGTGCAAATAATTTGTCATTATTTGCTCGGGCGGTGTTTTGCAGTAACTTTTTTCCTCTGGTGTTTTGCAGAAGGCAAACAAGGCACTTCATCAGTTGATTCTTTTGGCAGGTGGGAAGCAAAGAGGgaaggaaaggcagagaaaaacaAGCTTGCAGTAAAAGAAAAAGGTCAAAAAGGAtcatttttctttgcaaaacaCACGGTTGTTGTTCTCTGATTTTGAGAAGGTGAAAGCATTTCCCAGCAGAAGGGGATGTGCGTGTCAGTGTGAGGCAGGAATGGAATTCAATTGGAGAAAAGATCAGGTATGATCAGGAGACAGTCAAAACACCAGCAATTTAGATAAAGCATTAATAAACAAACAGCCTGTGGAGTGTGAGAGAATTGAGCTTGCCAGCCAGGACTGCTTCTGAGTCTGCTTTATTTACTGCTATGGAAAAtgaactggggaaaaaatctgctatttgttttgaattttcatTATGGGGACCAAATTAAATCACTTCTAAAATCCTTATTAAGCATGGAAATGAATGCAGGTACCCTTTTCAGTTCATGGTTTTTAACATCtccatttttctcttctgcaggctgGGCTTTACTTCTAGTAACTAAATATCAGCAATTACGTAGACTAGATCAAAACAGGAGCATTCTCCCTTCCCATTTTCTTTGCATGTTTGACCTGAAAACGTTATACATTTGAAAATATGAATGGAAATAAGCTAAAGCTGTGTCGTGCCACCAGCCCCAAAGCATGACGTAAGGTGCATGACTGAGAAGCCCACACGGGGATGGGGCCAGGCCCTCTGGGTTTCTGCGTGGGAATTCAGCGGGGCAGGTTTGGGATGCTCCCAGCTCCTCATTTTCCCTCTGTCCCCCAGAATCGCGGAGTACTCCTACGGGCATCAGAAGAAGTCGagcaagaagaagaagatcAGCAAGAACGACATCCGCCTGGTGCCGCGGGACGTGGAGGAGACGGACAAAATGAACGTGGTGAGCTGCTCCTCTCTCACCTCCTCCCTCAACTACTTCGACTACCACCAGCAGACGCTGCCGCTGGGCTGCCGCCGCTCCGAGAGCACCTTCCTCAA comes from the Passer domesticus isolate bPasDom1 chromosome 7, bPasDom1.hap1, whole genome shotgun sequence genome and includes:
- the PCDH19 gene encoding protocadherin-19 isoform X2, coding for MGALPALLGAALLWAGAGALVNLKYSVEEEQRAGTVIANVAKDARDAGFVLDPRQPAAFRVVSNSAPHLVDISPGSGLLVTKQKIDRDLLCRQSPKCVISLEVMSSSMEICVIKLEIKDLNDNAPSFPTDQIELEISETASPGTRVPLESAYDPDSGSFGVQSYEITPNDLFGLETKTRGDGSRFAELVVEKSLDRETQSHYSYVITALDGGDPPNFGTVELSIRVIDSNDNNPLFEEPAYTVSVPENAPPGTPVIRLNASDPDEGTNGQVLYSFHSYVSERARELFQIDPQSGLITVSGAIDYEEGHVYELDVQAKDLGPNSIPAHCKVTISVQDANDNPPLINLLSVNSELVEVSENAPPGYVIALVRVSDRDSGANGRVQCKLLGNVPFRLQEYESFSTILVDGRLDREQRDQYNLTIQARDNGIPSLQATKSFTVKITDENDNHPHFSKPYYQVIVQENNTPGAYLLSVSARDPDLGLNGSVSYQIVPSQVRDMPVFTYVSINPNSGDIYALRSFNHEQTKAFEFKVLAKDGGNPSLQSNATVRVIVLDVNDNTPVITAPPLVNGTAEVYIPRNAGVGYLVTVVKADDYDEGENGRLSYEMVEGDRGFFEIDQVNGEIRTTRAFGENAKTAYELIVVAHDHGKTSLSASALILIYLSPALDAQESIGSVNLSLIFIIALGSIAAILFVTMIFVAVKCKRDNKEIRTYNCRIAEYSYGHQKKSSKKKKISKNDIRLVPRDVEETDKMNVVSCSSLTSSLNYFDYHQQTLPLGCRRSESTFLNVESQNSRNAGSNHIYHHTFTGQSPQQPDLIINGMPLPETENYSFDSNYVNSRAHLIKSSTFKDLEGNSLKDSGHEESDQTDSEHDVQRGLYCDTAVNDVLNTSVPSMGSQGPEPEQSEGFHCREECRILGHSDRCWMPRGAVPSRAKSPEHGRNVIALSIEATAVDAEPYADCGAKRTFATFGKEGSEPPAEERPANPKGKRTVDSAACSPKVSGAVREAGNGCEAVSPVTSPLHLKSPLSGKPYGAGHCAGSREPFGNTGPSRPSEAEPRGADSESSGHEGNPLLQERREKDSPGARRLKDIVL
- the PCDH19 gene encoding protocadherin-19 isoform X1; the protein is MGALPALLGAALLWAGAGALVNLKYSVEEEQRAGTVIANVAKDARDAGFVLDPRQPAAFRVVSNSAPHLVDISPGSGLLVTKQKIDRDLLCRQSPKCVISLEVMSSSMEICVIKLEIKDLNDNAPSFPTDQIELEISETASPGTRVPLESAYDPDSGSFGVQSYEITPNDLFGLETKTRGDGSRFAELVVEKSLDRETQSHYSYVITALDGGDPPNFGTVELSIRVIDSNDNNPLFEEPAYTVSVPENAPPGTPVIRLNASDPDEGTNGQVLYSFHSYVSERARELFQIDPQSGLITVSGAIDYEEGHVYELDVQAKDLGPNSIPAHCKVTISVQDANDNPPLINLLSVNSELVEVSENAPPGYVIALVRVSDRDSGANGRVQCKLLGNVPFRLQEYESFSTILVDGRLDREQRDQYNLTIQARDNGIPSLQATKSFTVKITDENDNHPHFSKPYYQVIVQENNTPGAYLLSVSARDPDLGLNGSVSYQIVPSQVRDMPVFTYVSINPNSGDIYALRSFNHEQTKAFEFKVLAKDGGNPSLQSNATVRVIVLDVNDNTPVITAPPLVNGTAEVYIPRNAGVGYLVTVVKADDYDEGENGRLSYEMVEGDRGFFEIDQVNGEIRTTRAFGENAKTAYELIVVAHDHGKTSLSASALILIYLSPALDAQESIGSVNLSLIFIIALGSIAAILFVTMIFVAVKCKRDNKEIRTYNCRIAEYSYGHQKKSSKKKKISKNDIRLVPRDVEETDKMNVVSCSSLTSSLNYFDYHQQTLPLGCRRSESTFLNVESQNSRNAGSNHIYHHTFTGQSPQQPDLIINGMPLPETENYSFDSNYVNSRAHLIKSSSTFKDLEGNSLKDSGHEESDQTDSEHDVQRGLYCDTAVNDVLNTSVPSMGSQGPEPEQSEGFHCREECRILGHSDRCWMPRGAVPSRAKSPEHGRNVIALSIEATAVDAEPYADCGAKRTFATFGKEGSEPPAEERPANPKGKRTVDSAACSPKVSGAVREAGNGCEAVSPVTSPLHLKSPLSGKPYGAGHCAGSREPFGNTGPSRPSEAEPRGADSESSGHEGNPLLQERREKDSPGARRLKDIVL